From the Sulfurimonas sp. C5 genome, one window contains:
- a CDS encoding EAL domain-containing protein: protein MRINLFNFSKYRDFNFILLSSSRELIYFIFPIFFIIALLVWSIVKERNDQQIQADFNSKVLGITHNIEDRIDSYTNILESGIGFFYGSENVSRDEWREFIKVLDIAKNYPGMQGIGYAQMLSPAQVPIIERKMRDEGFSSFIVKPKGEREQYSAILFLEPLDIRNKEAIGYDMFSESTRREAMEKARDTGKASMSGRVTLVQEIDEDVQAGMLIYLPLYQKKAKIDTVEERRKALLGYVYSPYRMDNLMEHIVHDNALVGFDIYDTEKKTPEHLLYSSLNTQSYPSLYRSNKKLKINGRIWYINFYSTPEYEKLHSMVTPLMTTSGVLFVIMLLLMIITFLIKNRIVILEQSQTLNKLTQALEQSPNSTVITDINGVIEYVNDAFVSTTGYSKDEAFGKPPSILKSGKTADETYRTMWKTITAGKEWQGEFINKRKDGSEYIEFIKILPVFASDGSISNYMAVKEDITEKKQTEERIYYLANFDTLTGLANRYQLMERLGYMISSAKRNNEQLAVIFLDLDQFKNINDTLGHSVGDLLLTKISERIISVLREIDTVARLGGDEFMLILPDTNAVGASNVSQKVLSIIEQPIQIRNNELIVSASIGIAIYPDDGRDKETLIKNADAAMYKAKQFGRNQYAFFTKEMQQQSVRNLQLTNELHYAIERKQFYLVYQPQINIQNNTLIGAEALLRWKHPELGEISPAEFIPLAEDSGMILAIGEWVLRQAIMQTKIWNEQNDILITMAVNISAVQFRLPNLPKMVIEVLEEIGLDPSYLELELTEGIAMQNPEYAIHTISKLDEYGIKMAIDDFGTGYSSLSYLKKFKISKLKIDQGFIRDICTDPDDRAIVSATISLAKSLGLKTIAEGVETEEQLNYIKMQQCDMVQGYFFSKPLRVEEFQAYIFSRSS from the coding sequence GTGAGAATTAATTTGTTTAATTTTTCTAAATATAGAGATTTCAACTTTATACTACTGTCTAGTTCACGTGAGCTTATTTATTTTATCTTTCCCATTTTTTTTATCATAGCTTTACTGGTCTGGTCAATAGTTAAAGAGCGTAATGATCAGCAAATACAAGCAGATTTTAATTCCAAAGTTCTCGGGATCACGCACAATATAGAAGACCGAATAGATAGTTACACCAATATCTTAGAGAGTGGAATAGGTTTTTTTTATGGCAGCGAGAATGTGTCACGAGATGAATGGCGTGAATTTATAAAAGTATTGGATATTGCAAAGAACTATCCGGGCATGCAGGGAATAGGGTATGCTCAGATGCTTTCACCAGCTCAGGTGCCGATCATTGAGCGTAAAATGCGAGATGAAGGTTTCAGCAGTTTCATCGTAAAACCCAAAGGAGAGCGAGAACAATATAGTGCGATCTTGTTTCTCGAACCGCTGGATATACGCAATAAAGAAGCGATTGGCTATGACATGTTTTCTGAGAGTACACGCCGTGAGGCAATGGAGAAGGCACGTGATACGGGTAAAGCAAGTATGTCGGGACGTGTTACACTTGTACAGGAGATAGATGAGGATGTCCAGGCCGGTATGCTTATTTATCTGCCGCTTTATCAAAAGAAAGCAAAAATAGATACCGTCGAAGAACGCCGAAAAGCATTGCTTGGGTATGTTTATAGTCCATACAGAATGGATAATTTGATGGAGCATATCGTCCATGATAATGCATTAGTTGGTTTCGACATTTATGATACTGAGAAGAAGACGCCAGAACATCTTCTTTACAGTTCATTAAACACTCAATCATATCCCTCTCTCTATCGTTCGAATAAAAAGCTAAAGATCAATGGGCGCATATGGTATATTAACTTTTACAGTACTCCTGAATACGAGAAGCTACATAGCATGGTAACACCATTGATGACCACTTCAGGTGTGTTGTTTGTCATTATGCTTTTATTAATGATTATTACATTTCTTATTAAAAACCGTATAGTAATACTTGAACAGTCTCAAACACTCAACAAGCTGACACAGGCTTTGGAACAGAGCCCTAATTCGACAGTTATTACAGATATCAATGGTGTAATAGAGTACGTGAATGATGCTTTTGTCTCTACTACAGGATATAGCAAGGATGAGGCTTTTGGAAAGCCTCCTTCCATACTCAAATCGGGAAAGACTGCTGATGAAACTTATCGAACAATGTGGAAAACGATCACTGCAGGAAAAGAGTGGCAAGGTGAGTTTATTAATAAACGTAAAGATGGCAGTGAATATATCGAATTTATAAAAATCTTACCTGTTTTTGCTTCAGACGGTAGTATTTCTAATTATATGGCGGTTAAAGAGGATATTACCGAAAAGAAACAGACAGAAGAACGTATCTATTATCTGGCAAATTTTGATACTTTGACGGGACTTGCAAACCGATACCAGTTAATGGAACGCCTTGGTTATATGATCAGTAGTGCAAAGCGTAATAATGAACAGTTGGCTGTTATTTTCCTGGACCTTGACCAGTTTAAAAATATCAATGACACTCTTGGACACAGTGTGGGCGATCTTCTTCTTACCAAGATATCTGAGCGCATAATATCAGTACTGCGGGAGATAGACACGGTTGCACGGCTTGGCGGGGATGAATTTATGTTGATACTTCCTGACACTAATGCTGTCGGCGCTTCGAATGTCTCTCAGAAAGTACTTTCTATCATCGAACAGCCTATACAAATAAGAAACAACGAATTAATAGTTAGTGCTTCTATAGGTATAGCTATTTATCCAGACGACGGCAGGGATAAAGAAACACTTATTAAAAATGCTGATGCAGCTATGTATAAGGCAAAACAATTCGGACGTAATCAATACGCTTTCTTTACAAAAGAGATGCAGCAGCAAAGTGTACGTAATCTGCAACTCACTAATGAACTGCACTATGCCATTGAACGTAAACAGTTCTATCTCGTTTATCAACCGCAGATAAACATACAGAATAATACTCTTATCGGTGCAGAAGCATTATTGCGTTGGAAACATCCGGAGCTTGGAGAAATCTCTCCAGCAGAGTTTATTCCGCTTGCTGAAGATAGCGGCATGATTCTGGCTATAGGTGAATGGGTTTTACGTCAGGCAATTATGCAGACAAAAATATGGAATGAACAAAATGACATACTGATCACTATGGCAGTAAATATTTCAGCTGTTCAGTTTAGACTGCCGAATCTCCCAAAAATGGTTATAGAAGTTCTTGAGGAGATAGGTCTTGATCCATCCTACCTGGAACTGGAACTTACAGAAGGTATTGCAATGCAGAATCCTGAATATGCAATACACACTATCTCCAAACTAGATGAGTATGGCATTAAGATGGCAATTGACGACTTTGGTACAGGATATTCTTCACTTAGTTACTTGAAAAAATTTAAGATCTCTAAGCTGAAAATCGATCAAGGGTTTATTCGAGACATCTGTACAGATCCAGATGATAGAGCTATTGTCAGCGCTACAATCAGTTTAGCTAAAAGCTTGGGTCTTAAAACCATTGCAGAGGGAGTGGAAACAGAAGAACAATTGAACTATATTAAAATGCAACAGTGCGATATGGTACAAGGATATTTTTTCAGTAAACCGCTTCGTGTAGAAGAGTTTCAGGCATATATCTTTTCAAGATCTTCATAG
- a CDS encoding DUF3147 family protein, whose translation MAYYVVKLLITTVLIVLISEIGKRYSLAGALLAAIPLVSILAMTWMYVDTGTSESAVEFSKRIVWLIAPSMTLFIVFPILIKKGVGFPLSMLISTALTIGAYYSVIYIVGKFGIKL comes from the coding sequence ATGGCATATTATGTAGTTAAATTACTTATTACAACAGTGTTAATCGTACTTATATCTGAAATAGGAAAAAGATACTCTTTAGCAGGTGCACTTCTGGCAGCAATTCCGTTAGTATCGATTCTTGCTATGACTTGGATGTATGTCGATACAGGAACTTCGGAGAGTGCAGTAGAGTTTTCCAAAAGGATTGTATGGCTCATTGCACCCTCAATGACATTGTTTATAGTATTTCCGATTTTGATTAAAAAAGGTGTCGGTTTTCCTTTGAGTATGCTCATCTCAACTGCATTAACAATCGGAGCATATTACAGTGTGATCTATATAGTTGGAAAATTTGGGATTAAATTATAA
- a CDS encoding type II toxin-antitoxin system HicB family antitoxin → MKYVAFIYQDKEDNDFIAVVPDLPGCVAYGDTMKEACEMMQEATELWLENEELPPANTPKHFTDKLLNELKIPLTASKCILHVTAEDDKSYAVEFIDI, encoded by the coding sequence ATGAAATATGTTGCATTTATTTACCAAGATAAAGAAGATAACGATTTTATAGCAGTAGTACCTGATCTTCCAGGATGTGTAGCTTACGGAGATACTATGAAAGAAGCGTGTGAAATGATGCAAGAAGCTACTGAATTATGGCTTGAAAATGAAGAACTTCCACCGGCAAACACACCTAAACATTTTACAGATAAACTTCTCAACGAGTTAAAAATACCTCTTACAGCTTCAAAATGTATTTTACATGTCACAGCAGAAGATGACAAGTCATATGCTGTAGAATTTATAGATATATAG
- a CDS encoding HlyD family efflux transporter periplasmic adaptor subunit has protein sequence MKKIILLLFVILSACGVYLYQNSTQSANSQSTFYGNIENRTQKLSFTFLGTVKCVTKDEGQKFSKGDVLASLDTTPLHYQIEQLEAQIEAERTILQKLKSGYRTEEIAQAKAAMQEAKASLDGAKDTYVRQKQLYEHKTTAEQSYVLAKTAYEKAQAIYDKAISSYALMKKGYQQEDIEAQAKKVAALKAQKKTLQYNLQEATITAPTDGTILTRYVEPKSVVTPAQSIVEVALQDEYWVRAYIGEAELGKIKQGQKMLVYTDVREEPYEGYVGFISPVAEFTPKNIETPEARPNLVYRFRVIITNPSAELKQGLPVTVKTL, from the coding sequence ATGAAAAAAATTATTTTACTTCTATTTGTTATTTTAAGTGCATGTGGTGTCTATCTTTATCAAAATTCAACACAATCTGCAAATTCTCAAAGCACCTTTTACGGGAACATTGAAAACAGAACCCAAAAACTTTCATTCACTTTTTTAGGGACGGTAAAGTGTGTTACTAAAGATGAGGGGCAAAAATTTTCAAAAGGGGATGTATTGGCTTCACTCGATACTACGCCCCTGCATTATCAGATCGAACAACTCGAAGCTCAAATCGAAGCAGAAAGAACTATTTTACAAAAACTAAAATCGGGGTACAGAACTGAAGAGATAGCTCAAGCAAAAGCCGCTATGCAAGAAGCAAAAGCTTCACTTGACGGTGCAAAAGATACATATGTGCGCCAGAAGCAACTCTACGAGCATAAAACAACTGCCGAACAAAGTTATGTCCTTGCAAAAACAGCTTATGAAAAAGCACAAGCAATTTACGATAAAGCTATAAGTTCTTATGCTCTTATGAAAAAAGGGTACCAGCAAGAGGACATCGAAGCCCAAGCAAAAAAAGTTGCAGCTTTAAAAGCACAAAAAAAGACTCTGCAATATAATTTGCAAGAGGCTACCATTACGGCACCTACAGATGGTACAATTCTCACACGCTATGTTGAACCAAAATCTGTCGTCACTCCTGCACAAAGTATTGTAGAAGTTGCGCTTCAAGACGAATACTGGGTACGTGCATACATCGGCGAAGCAGAACTTGGAAAAATCAAACAAGGGCAAAAAATGCTTGTTTATACAGATGTTAGAGAAGAACCATACGAAGGGTATGTAGGATTTATCTCTCCTGTAGCCGAATTCACGCCGAAAAACATTGAAACACCTGAAGCACGTCCAAATCTCGTATATCGCTTTCGTGTAATTATCACCAACCCTTCTGCAGAGTTAAAACAAGGTTTACCTGTTACGGTTAAAACATTGTAA
- a CDS encoding ATP-binding cassette domain-containing protein: MKLVTAHELCKKFSNQEVPALDTLNFSIEGGKITGLVGPDGAGKTTLIRIIAGLLKSSSGILDIQSDSIGYMPQQFGLYEELSVEQNLSLYASLQEIENTKNRIEELLDFTDLKPFRTRKAGDLSGGMKQKLGLACALIKKPKLLLLDEPSVGVDPISRRALWAMVQTLLEEDIAVLWGTSYLDEADHCDDIILLNEGKMLYYGTPEAMKQPLANEVYLIENISTDKRLLLSHLLESPNIMDAVLVGDSIRVNLMSNSDFPANTLQKIDPQANFRITDPTFEDAFIKMLGVKTLSHSLLAEQMQQKPSNDKKLIEATSLTKKFGDFTATDNIDFSIGSGEIFGFLGPNGAGKSTTFKMLCGLLTPTQGTATVLGENLYLTNTHAREEIGYMAQKFSLYQTLSVKDNLEFFAGIYGLSRKEQKKKIDAIIETFNFTPHLHTTTELLPLGIKQRLALSCALMHEPSVLFLDEPTSGVDPITRKEFWTHINGIIKKGISVMVTTHFMDEAQYCDRVMLIYQGKAIATGTPDELKHQVSRTATMEEAFIGLIEEYEKRNHR, translated from the coding sequence ATGAAGCTAGTCACCGCCCACGAACTTTGCAAAAAATTTTCAAACCAAGAAGTTCCCGCACTTGACACTCTGAACTTTTCGATTGAAGGTGGGAAAATCACAGGTCTTGTCGGTCCTGATGGGGCAGGAAAAACAACTTTAATAAGAATCATTGCAGGACTGTTAAAATCCTCAAGCGGCATTCTTGACATACAAAGCGACTCAATCGGTTATATGCCGCAGCAGTTCGGTCTTTATGAGGAGTTAAGCGTTGAGCAAAACCTTTCACTTTACGCTTCACTTCAAGAGATAGAGAACACAAAAAACAGGATTGAAGAACTTTTAGATTTTACGGACTTAAAACCGTTTCGTACAAGAAAAGCAGGTGATCTCTCCGGAGGAATGAAACAAAAACTCGGACTTGCCTGTGCTTTGATCAAAAAACCAAAACTGCTTCTTTTGGACGAACCAAGTGTCGGTGTTGATCCAATTTCAAGACGGGCATTGTGGGCGATGGTACAAACTCTTTTGGAAGAAGATATAGCAGTACTTTGGGGGACTTCATACCTTGATGAAGCGGATCATTGTGATGATATTATACTTCTCAATGAGGGAAAAATGCTCTACTACGGCACTCCTGAAGCTATGAAGCAACCGCTTGCAAACGAAGTGTATCTTATTGAAAATATCTCTACCGACAAAAGACTCTTACTCTCTCACCTTTTAGAATCTCCAAATATAATGGATGCAGTCCTTGTTGGAGACTCAATCCGTGTCAATCTTATGTCAAATTCGGATTTTCCTGCAAACACACTGCAAAAGATAGATCCGCAAGCGAACTTTAGAATTACAGATCCTACATTTGAAGATGCATTTATAAAAATGTTAGGAGTAAAAACGCTTTCTCACTCTCTTTTAGCCGAGCAGATGCAGCAAAAACCTTCAAATGATAAAAAACTGATAGAAGCAACAAGTCTGACAAAAAAGTTTGGTGATTTTACAGCAACGGACAATATAGACTTTTCAATAGGAAGCGGAGAAATTTTTGGTTTTTTAGGACCAAACGGTGCGGGAAAATCAACCACTTTTAAAATGCTGTGCGGTCTGCTTACACCAACTCAAGGCACTGCAACGGTACTTGGAGAGAATCTTTATCTGACAAACACACATGCAAGAGAAGAGATCGGCTATATGGCTCAAAAATTCTCTCTATACCAGACACTAAGCGTCAAAGACAACTTAGAATTTTTTGCAGGTATATACGGTTTGTCTCGAAAAGAACAAAAGAAAAAAATTGATGCCATCATTGAAACATTTAATTTTACGCCTCATCTGCATACAACGACTGAATTACTCCCGCTTGGTATCAAACAACGTCTTGCACTTTCTTGTGCTTTGATGCATGAGCCATCTGTATTGTTCTTGGATGAACCGACAAGCGGTGTTGATCCGATCACGCGTAAAGAGTTTTGGACCCACATTAACGGAATCATAAAAAAAGGAATCTCCGTGATGGTTACTACCCACTTTATGGATGAAGCACAATATTGCGATCGAGTAATGCTTATCTATCAAGGTAAAGCGATAGCAACGGGAACTCCGGATGAACTCAAACATCAAGTCTCTCGCACTGCGACTATGGAAGAAGCATTTATAGGACTTATTGAAGAGTATGAAAAAAGGAATCATAGATGA
- a CDS encoding ABC transporter permease → MRLRRLNAFLYKETLQVFHDPSAILIAIVLPLILLFLMGYAVSLDANKLPLGIINKSASSESHALINKFSASPFFQTTYGYSEEKLLKKIETNHLKGLLVIDENFGIDNEFKLQLLVDATDPNSAGLAQKYASSIINTWAVDEGIIKKIPIEIRPRYWFNPETSSRYFLLPGSIAVIMTLIGTLLTALVIAREWERGTMEALMATPITMTEVILGKLIPYFFLGLGSLLLCFIVAYFWYEIPFEGNLFLLFLLGAFYLFPSLSIGLLISTLSKNQFVAAQASLIIGFMPAFLLSGFLFEIANMPEWLQIFTYLFPARYFVESLQTIFLVGNIPSLFIKDMFSMSVMGLFFFTLVVRNTKKALE, encoded by the coding sequence ATGAGACTGCGCAGGCTTAATGCTTTTTTATACAAAGAAACATTACAGGTATTTCATGATCCTAGTGCTATTTTAATAGCCATAGTATTACCGCTCATTTTACTTTTTTTAATGGGCTATGCAGTTTCTCTGGATGCAAATAAACTGCCGCTTGGAATCATTAACAAAAGTGCCTCTTCAGAATCGCATGCTTTAATAAATAAATTTTCCGCATCTCCTTTTTTTCAGACAACATACGGTTACAGCGAAGAGAAGCTTCTAAAAAAAATTGAGACAAATCATCTTAAAGGCTTACTTGTCATAGATGAAAATTTTGGCATCGACAATGAATTTAAACTTCAACTTTTAGTAGATGCCACAGATCCAAACAGTGCAGGTTTAGCTCAAAAGTATGCTTCAAGCATTATCAATACTTGGGCAGTTGATGAGGGGATAATTAAAAAAATTCCTATTGAAATCAGACCGAGATACTGGTTTAATCCGGAAACTTCCAGCAGATACTTTTTACTGCCTGGCTCAATTGCCGTTATTATGACACTGATAGGGACATTGTTAACTGCATTGGTAATTGCCAGAGAATGGGAACGCGGTACAATGGAAGCTCTCATGGCTACACCGATCACAATGACAGAAGTTATTCTCGGTAAACTTATTCCCTACTTTTTTTTAGGTCTAGGCTCACTCCTTTTATGTTTTATAGTTGCATACTTTTGGTATGAAATTCCGTTTGAAGGAAATTTGTTTTTACTCTTTTTATTAGGAGCATTTTATCTGTTCCCATCTCTTAGCATCGGTCTTTTGATCTCCACACTTTCAAAAAATCAGTTTGTCGCTGCACAGGCATCACTCATTATAGGTTTTATGCCCGCTTTTTTACTCTCTGGATTTTTATTTGAGATCGCAAATATGCCCGAGTGGCTTCAAATATTTACTTATCTCTTTCCTGCACGCTATTTTGTAGAATCGCTGCAAACTATATTTCTAGTGGGGAATATCCCCTCTTTATTTATTAAAGATATGTTTTCAATGAGTGTAATGGGACTGTTTTTCTTTACCCTTGTAGTAAGAAACACGAAAAAGGCTTTAGAATGA
- a CDS encoding ABC transporter permease produces the protein MISRLFALMKKEFLAIKNDKKSLVVVIIPPLIQIFIFAFAATLEVKHINLAVFDKDGSVQSQQLIQHLKTSEYINSLRRVEHLDQIEELIDTEKVLATLVIPQGFAKNLTAADAEVGIIFDGRHSNTAQIAEGYLTAIITNFTAQTFNRELPISLQSHFLYNQNLNNFWWIVPNLFGSITMIVAMILTSLSIARERELGTFEQILVTPLHPFEILLGKLLPALLISTFESTLILFAAVFLFDVPVIGSLPLLYTGVVIFLFSMSGVGLFISALSNTQQQAILGSFVFILPSFLLSGFATPIENMPSWLQPVAEFLPLKYYLLLIKGVFLKDISWSDSVELLLPMIGLGIVFMGIAMMFFRKHSR, from the coding sequence ATGATAAGCCGTTTATTTGCCTTGATGAAAAAAGAATTTTTAGCGATCAAAAACGATAAAAAATCTCTAGTAGTTGTTATCATACCGCCGCTGATTCAAATATTTATCTTTGCGTTTGCAGCTACTTTGGAGGTAAAGCACATTAACCTTGCCGTGTTTGATAAAGACGGTTCCGTTCAAAGTCAACAACTTATCCAACACCTTAAAACATCTGAATATATTAACAGCCTTAGACGAGTTGAGCATCTTGACCAAATTGAAGAGCTAATAGATACAGAAAAAGTGTTGGCTACCCTTGTCATCCCCCAAGGTTTTGCAAAAAATCTAACTGCAGCCGATGCCGAAGTGGGAATTATTTTTGACGGTAGACATTCAAATACCGCCCAAATTGCAGAGGGATATCTCACAGCTATTATTACAAATTTTACAGCTCAGACTTTTAACAGAGAACTTCCAATTAGCCTTCAAAGCCACTTTTTATACAATCAAAACCTTAACAACTTTTGGTGGATTGTTCCTAATCTTTTTGGCTCTATTACAATGATTGTCGCGATGATTCTTACATCACTTTCAATTGCCAGAGAAAGGGAGCTAGGGACTTTTGAGCAAATTCTTGTTACTCCTCTTCACCCTTTTGAAATCCTGCTTGGAAAACTGCTTCCAGCCCTTCTAATTAGTACTTTTGAATCCACACTCATACTTTTTGCTGCAGTATTTCTTTTTGATGTCCCAGTTATAGGTTCCTTACCTCTACTTTATACCGGCGTTGTGATTTTCTTGTTTTCCATGTCTGGCGTAGGACTTTTCATTTCAGCTCTTTCCAATACACAGCAACAGGCTATTTTGGGTTCATTCGTTTTTATACTCCCGTCCTTTTTACTTTCGGGATTTGCTACACCTATTGAGAATATGCCTTCATGGCTACAACCCGTTGCAGAGTTTCTTCCACTCAAATACTACTTATTATTAATCAAAGGGGTATTTTTAAAAGATATCTCTTGGAGTGACAGTGTAGAGCTTCTATTACCAATGATAGGACTCGGTATAGTTTTTATGGGTATTGCTATGATGTTTTTTAGAAAACATTCACGCTAA
- a CDS encoding A/G-specific adenine glycosylase, with the protein MQKKLLEWYEEYGRHSLPWRNTSDIYHIYLSEIMLQQTQVNRVQEEYYPQFLAKFPTLKSLAEAPLDEVLASWSGLGYYSRARNLHATAKLVSEQLPSELKELVKLPGIGRYTASAICSFGHKQNVPVVDTNIARVIKRVFALLEPQEKQIWEKAEILLNEQAPREHNLALMDLGSMICVPKNPNCNECPLSFICAGKNEPELYTQVKKKEYEAMDLFYGLLVKENQIALKMSDGPMYKNMLELPSVEPIEENLMGVFKHSYTKYRLSVHLYELQEFSDNVEWYELDKIENAPISSLTKKALKFIK; encoded by the coding sequence TTGCAAAAAAAGTTATTAGAGTGGTATGAAGAGTACGGCAGACATTCTCTGCCGTGGCGTAATACATCCGATATTTATCATATCTATCTGAGTGAGATTATGCTGCAACAAACTCAGGTAAATCGTGTTCAAGAGGAGTATTATCCACAATTTTTAGCAAAATTTCCAACTCTGAAAAGTTTGGCTGAAGCACCTTTAGATGAGGTGTTGGCAAGTTGGAGCGGGCTTGGATATTATTCTCGTGCACGTAATCTTCATGCTACTGCCAAACTGGTCTCTGAACAATTGCCGAGTGAACTAAAAGAGTTGGTAAAATTACCGGGCATAGGTCGTTATACTGCAAGTGCAATTTGCAGTTTCGGTCATAAACAAAATGTTCCTGTAGTAGATACCAACATCGCCAGAGTGATCAAGAGAGTATTTGCACTACTAGAGCCACAAGAAAAACAGATCTGGGAAAAAGCAGAAATACTTTTAAATGAACAAGCTCCAAGAGAACACAATTTGGCATTGATGGATCTCGGTTCTATGATTTGTGTGCCGAAAAATCCAAATTGTAATGAGTGTCCTTTGTCATTCATATGTGCAGGGAAAAATGAACCTGAACTTTACACTCAAGTAAAGAAGAAAGAGTATGAAGCAATGGATTTGTTCTACGGTTTACTTGTCAAAGAGAATCAAATCGCACTCAAGATGTCAGATGGTCCTATGTATAAAAACATGTTAGAACTTCCAAGCGTAGAGCCAATAGAAGAAAATCTAATGGGTGTTTTCAAACATTCATATACAAAATACCGTCTATCTGTACATTTGTATGAACTTCAGGAATTTTCCGATAATGTAGAGTGGTATGAACTGGATAAGATCGAAAATGCTCCGATCTCTTCACTTACGAAAAAAGCGTTAAAGTTTATAAAATAG
- a CDS encoding diguanylate cyclase: MQYNLEHYITISIGISQLEKNDTFKEFFKRADQALYYAKENGRNQVSVIY, translated from the coding sequence CTGCAATATAATCTTGAACACTATATAACAATCTCAATTGGGATCAGTCAATTAGAGAAAAATGACACCTTTAAAGAATTTTTTAAACGAGCAGATCAAGCACTTTACTATGCAAAAGAGAATGGTAGAAATCAAGTTTCAGTGATTTACTAA